The Planifilum fimeticola nucleotide sequence GGAGTTTTTTCGCCAATGGGGAGGTTTTCGACAAGAGGTAGAGGCCGATCAATAAGAACAAAATTCCTTGCAAGAAAGGAAGAAAGAGTCCGGCAATCCCGAGCAGGAGGAATAGGAAACCTAGAATCGCGGTCCAGAGGCGTTTGGC carries:
- a CDS encoding PGPGW domain-containing protein encodes the protein MVYGSKQRSSRMKKGAKRLWTAILGFLFLLLGIAGLFLPFLQGILFLLIGLYLLSKTSPLAKKLLNYLQARFPRFARQLDRITARGFKR